In one window of Erythrolamprus reginae isolate rEryReg1 chromosome 1, rEryReg1.hap1, whole genome shotgun sequence DNA:
- the RAB15 gene encoding ras-related protein Rab-15 isoform X2: MKTIEVDGIKVRIQIWDTAGQERYQTITKQYYRRAQGIFLVYDISSERSYQHIMKWASDVDEYAPDGVQKILIGNKADEEQKRQVGREQGLQLAKEYGMDFYETSACTNLNIKESFTRLTELVLQAHKKELDGLRTYATDELNVVELGEETSKPESSEPSPKTCWC, from the exons ATGAAGACTATAGAAGTAGATGGAATTAAGGTCCGAATCCAGATCTG GGACACTGCAGGCCAGGAACGGTACCAAACAATCACTAAACAGTACTACAGACGTGCCCAG GGGATATTTTTGGTTTATGACATTAGCAGCGAGCGCTCCTATCAGCACATAATGAAATGGGCCAGCGATGTGGATGAA TATGCACCAGATGGTGTCCAGAAGATCCTCATTGGGAATAAAGCAGATGAGGAGCAGAAGAGGCAGGTGGGCCGAGAGCAAGGCCTCCAG CTAGCGAAGGAATATGGCATGGATTTCTATGAAACAAGTGCCTGTACCAACTTGAACATCAAAGAG TCTTTCACCCGTCTGACAGAGCTGGTCTTGCAGGCTCACAAGAAGGAGCTGGACGGACTCCGCACTTACGCAACCGATGAACTGAATGTGGTGGAGCTGGGAGAAGAAACAAGCAAGCCGGAGAGCTCGGAGCCCTCTCCCAAAACCTGCTGGTGTTGA